The following coding sequences are from one Ancylobacter sp. TS-1 window:
- a CDS encoding ParB/RepB/Spo0J family partition protein, producing MAMAEDGGRSRLGRGLAALMGDMGEDGAAANDRGRAVGGARKVPLAFLRANPHNPRRSFGEQDLEDLAASIHERGIIQPIVVRQVAGERDSYEIVAGERRWRAAQRAGIHEVPIVVVDVNDREALEIAIIENVQRADLNPLEEAAGYQALSDQFGYSQNDLARVIGKSRSHVANTLRLLRLPETVKQYLADGRLSAGHARALLTQDDPEALARAIVDQGMNVRAIEALAQELNVAKAEAAGKPARKPKVPAALDADTVALQRKLSDALGLDVVLKHDGEAGELRIRYSSLDQLDEVCRRLAGG from the coding sequence ATGGCGATGGCGGAAGACGGCGGACGTTCGCGGCTCGGGCGCGGCCTTGCGGCGCTGATGGGCGACATGGGCGAAGACGGCGCGGCGGCCAATGATCGCGGCCGTGCCGTGGGCGGCGCCCGCAAGGTGCCGCTGGCCTTCCTGCGCGCCAACCCGCACAACCCGCGCCGCAGCTTCGGCGAGCAGGATCTCGAGGATCTCGCCGCCTCCATCCATGAGCGCGGCATCATCCAGCCCATCGTGGTGCGGCAGGTGGCGGGCGAGCGCGACTCCTACGAGATCGTCGCCGGTGAGCGCCGCTGGCGCGCCGCCCAGCGCGCCGGCATCCACGAGGTGCCGATCGTCGTCGTCGATGTCAACGACCGCGAGGCGCTCGAGATCGCCATCATCGAGAACGTCCAGCGCGCCGATCTCAACCCGCTGGAAGAGGCCGCCGGCTATCAGGCGCTGTCCGACCAGTTCGGCTATTCGCAGAACGACCTGGCCCGGGTGATCGGCAAAAGCCGCAGCCATGTGGCCAACACGCTGCGCCTGCTGCGCCTGCCGGAGACGGTGAAGCAGTATCTCGCCGATGGGCGCCTCTCGGCCGGCCATGCCCGCGCGCTGCTGACCCAGGACGACCCCGAGGCGCTGGCCCGCGCCATCGTCGACCAGGGCATGAATGTGCGCGCCATCGAGGCGCTGGCGCAGGAGCTCAACGTCGCCAAGGCCGAGGCCGCAGGCAAGCCGGCGCGCAAGCCGAAGGTGCCGGCCGCGCTCGACGCCGACACCGTGGCGCTCCAGCGCAAGCTCTCCGACGCGCTCGGCCTCGATGTCGTGCTCAAGCATGATGGCGAGGCGGGCGAACTGCGCATCCGCTACTCGTCGCTCGACCAGCTCGACGAGGTCTGCCGGCGCCTGGCCGGCGGCTGA
- the holA gene encoding DNA polymerase III subunit delta — MVAVRPGDVEATLTRIDPLRPVVLLFGPDSGLARERARAYLARAAQGSDDPFGIVRLDGDEIAGDPGRLVDEAGTLALFGGRRVVSLRVGSRNVVPAVEALLAAPPSGAVVVIEAGDIKRGTGLRALCENSPHALAIACYADSDRDLTRLVDTMVAEAGTAIDRDARAELMGLLGGDRMASRSEIGKLLLYAAGEPRVTLDHVRAIVGDASSLALDEIADGAFAGQPDEMATAFGKATGEGMRADIILGSVCRAAQTLHQMRLGIEAGGSVERAIEGTRPAIHFRRKPLIEKALRGWTASRLETALLALDDALLAARRNATLGPAIAERALLQIAGQARRG, encoded by the coding sequence ATGGTGGCGGTCCGGCCCGGCGACGTCGAGGCGACGCTCACCCGCATAGACCCGCTGCGCCCGGTGGTGCTGCTGTTCGGCCCGGACAGCGGGCTGGCGCGCGAGCGCGCCCGGGCCTATCTCGCCCGCGCCGCCCAGGGTTCCGACGACCCGTTCGGCATCGTGCGCCTCGACGGCGACGAGATCGCCGGCGACCCCGGCCGGCTGGTCGACGAGGCCGGTACGCTCGCCCTGTTCGGCGGACGCCGCGTCGTGTCGCTGCGGGTGGGCTCGCGCAACGTCGTCCCGGCCGTCGAGGCGCTGCTGGCCGCCCCGCCCTCCGGCGCCGTGGTGGTGATCGAGGCCGGCGACATCAAGCGCGGCACCGGGCTCCGCGCGCTGTGCGAGAACTCGCCGCATGCGCTGGCCATCGCCTGCTACGCCGACAGCGACCGCGACCTGACCCGGCTCGTCGACACCATGGTCGCCGAGGCGGGAACCGCCATCGACCGCGACGCCCGCGCCGAGCTGATGGGCCTTCTGGGCGGCGACCGCATGGCCTCGCGCAGCGAGATCGGAAAGCTGCTGCTCTACGCCGCCGGCGAGCCACGGGTGACGCTGGACCATGTGCGCGCCATCGTCGGCGACGCCTCCAGCCTCGCCCTCGACGAGATCGCGGACGGCGCCTTCGCCGGCCAGCCGGACGAGATGGCCACCGCCTTCGGCAAGGCCACCGGCGAGGGCATGCGGGCCGACATCATTCTCGGATCGGTCTGCCGGGCGGCGCAGACGCTGCACCAGATGCGCCTGGGCATCGAGGCCGGAGGCAGTGTCGAGCGCGCCATAGAGGGCACCCGGCCGGCCATCCATTTCCGGCGCAAGCCATTGATCGAAAAAGCACTTCGCGGCTGGACCGCGAGCCGGCTGGAAACCGCCCTGCTCGCTTTGGACGACGCGCTTCTGGCCGCCCGCCGCAATGCGACGCTGGGCCCGGCGATCGCCGAACGCGCCCTGCTGCAGATCGCCGGACAGGCCCGGCGCGGCTAG